One genomic window of Saccopteryx bilineata isolate mSacBil1 chromosome 4, mSacBil1_pri_phased_curated, whole genome shotgun sequence includes the following:
- the PARP2 gene encoding poly [ADP-ribose] polymerase 2 isoform X1 produces the protein MAARRRGTSSSRARVPIASNDTDNTVTEDPPPAKKTRRCQRKGLKKEPVTGGKTDKDGTKDKQESVKTLLLKGKAPVDPECTPKVGKAHIYCEGNDVYDVMLNQTNLQFNNNKYYLIQLLEDDAQRNFSVWMRWGRVGKMGQHSLVACSGDLNKAKEIFQKKFLDKTKNNWEDREKFEKVPGKYDMLQMDYTTNTQSEEETKKEDSLKSSLKPESQLDLHVQELIKLICNVQAMEEMMIEMKYDTKKAPLGKLTVAQIKAGYQSLKKIEDCIRAGQQGRALVEACNEFYTRIPHDFGLCTPPLIRTEKELSEKVQLLEALGDIEIAIKLVKTELQSPEHPLDQHYRKLHCALRPLDCNSYEFKVISQYLQSTHAPTHSDYTMTLLDVFEVEKEGEKEAFREDLPNRMLLWHGSRLSNWVGILSHGLQIAPPEAPITGYMFGKGIYFADMSSKSANYCFASRLKDTGLLLLSEVALGQCNELLEANPEAEALLQGKHSTKGLGKMAPSPASFITLNGSVVPLGPAHDTGILNPEGYTLNYNEFIVYNPNQVRMRYLLKVRFNFLQLW, from the exons ATGGCGGCTCGGCGGCGGGGGACTAGCAGCAGCCGGGCACGAG TTCCTATAGCATCAAATGACACTGACAATACAGTTACAGAAGACCCTCCTCCTGCAAAGAAAACTAGAAGATGCCAGAGGAAGGGGTTGAAAAAGGAGCCTGTGACTGGAGGAAAGACTGATAAGGATGGAACAAAAGACAAGCAAG AGTCTGTGAAGACCTTGCTATTAAAGGGGAAAGCTCCTGTGGACCCGGAATGCACTCCCAAGGTGGGGAAG gcCCATATCTACTGTGAAGGGAATGATGTGTATGATGTCATGCTAAATCAG ACCAATCTTCAGTTCAACAACAACAAGTACTATCTGATTCAGCTGTTAGAAGACGATGCTCAGAGGAACTTCAGTGTTTGGATGAGATGGGGCCGAG TTGGGAAAATGGGGCAGCACAGCTTGGTAGCTTGTTCAGGGGACCTCAACAAGGCCAAGGAAATCTTTCAGAAGAA ATTTCttgataaaacaaaaaacaattgggAGGATCGTGAGAAGTTTGAGAAGGTGCCTGGAAAATATGATATGCTACAAATGGACTATACAACCAATACTCAG AGTgaagaggaaacaaaaaaagaggactcTCTTAAATCCTCCTTAAAACCAGAGTCACAGCTAGATCTTCATGTACAGGAGCTGATAAAGTTGATCTGCAATGTTCAGGCCATGGAAGAGATGATGATAGAAATGAAATATGATACCAAGAAAGCCCCACTTG GGAAGCTGACAGTGGCACAAATCAAGGCAGGTTACCAGTCTCTTAAGAAGATTGAGGATTGTATTCGGGCTGGCCAACAAGGACGAGCTCTCGTAGAAGCATGCAATGAATTCTACACCAGGATCCCACATGACTTTGG ACTCTGTACTCCTCCATTAATCCGGACAGAGaaagaactgtcagaaaaagtaCAACTGCTAGAG GCTTTGGGAGACATTGAAATCGCCATTAAGCTGGTGAAGACTGAGCTGCAAAGCCCAGAACATCCACTGGACCAGCACTATAGAAAACTACATTGTGCCTTGCGTCCTTTAGACTGTAACAGTTATGAGTTCAAA GTGATTTCCCAATATCTGCAGTCTACCCATGCTCCCACACACAGTGACTATACCATGACCTTGCTGGATGTTTTTGAAGTAGAGAAGGAGGGTGAGAAAGAAGCCTTCAGAGAGGACCTTCCTAACAG GATGCTGCTATGGCATGGTTCCAGGCTGAGTAACTGGGTAGGAATCTTGAGCCATGGGCTTCAAATTGCCCCACCTGAGGCTCCCATCACAGGTTACATG TTTGGAAAAGGAATCTACTTTGCCGACATGTCTTCCAAGAGTGCCAATTACTGCTTTGCCTCTCGCCTAAAGGATACTGGACTACTGCTCTTATCAGAG GTAGCTCTAGGTCAGTGTAATGAGCTACTAGAGGCCAATCCAGAGGCGGAAGCATTACTTCAGGGCAAGCACAGCACCAAAGGGCTTGGCAAGATGGCTCCCAGTCCTGCAAGCTTCATCACCCT GAATGGGAGTGTAGTGCCCTTAGGACCAGCACATGACACAGGAATTCTGAATCCAGAGGGTTATACCCTCAACTACAATGAATTTATTGTGTATAACCCCAACCAGGTCCGTATGCGATACCTTCTTAAGGTTCGATTTAATTTTCTGCAACTGTGGTAA
- the PARP2 gene encoding poly [ADP-ribose] polymerase 2 isoform X2, producing the protein MAARRRGTSSSRARVPIASNDTDNTVTEDPPPAKKTRRCQRKGLKKEPVTGGKTDKDGTKDKQGQPIVVGQRVQGPARRSLGGAHIYCEGNDVYDVMLNQTNLQFNNNKYYLIQLLEDDAQRNFSVWMRWGRVGKMGQHSLVACSGDLNKAKEIFQKKFLDKTKNNWEDREKFEKVPGKYDMLQMDYTTNTQSEEETKKEDSLKSSLKPESQLDLHVQELIKLICNVQAMEEMMIEMKYDTKKAPLGKLTVAQIKAGYQSLKKIEDCIRAGQQGRALVEACNEFYTRIPHDFGLCTPPLIRTEKELSEKVQLLEALGDIEIAIKLVKTELQSPEHPLDQHYRKLHCALRPLDCNSYEFKVISQYLQSTHAPTHSDYTMTLLDVFEVEKEGEKEAFREDLPNRMLLWHGSRLSNWVGILSHGLQIAPPEAPITGYMFGKGIYFADMSSKSANYCFASRLKDTGLLLLSEVALGQCNELLEANPEAEALLQGKHSTKGLGKMAPSPASFITLNGSVVPLGPAHDTGILNPEGYTLNYNEFIVYNPNQVRMRYLLKVRFNFLQLW; encoded by the exons ATGGCGGCTCGGCGGCGGGGGACTAGCAGCAGCCGGGCACGAG TTCCTATAGCATCAAATGACACTGACAATACAGTTACAGAAGACCCTCCTCCTGCAAAGAAAACTAGAAGATGCCAGAGGAAGGGGTTGAAAAAGGAGCCTGTGACTGGAGGAAAGACTGATAAGGATGGAACAAAAGACAAGCAAGGTCAGCCTATTGTGGTAGGCCAGAGAGTACAGGGGCCAGCAAGAAGATCTCTGGGAGGG gcCCATATCTACTGTGAAGGGAATGATGTGTATGATGTCATGCTAAATCAG ACCAATCTTCAGTTCAACAACAACAAGTACTATCTGATTCAGCTGTTAGAAGACGATGCTCAGAGGAACTTCAGTGTTTGGATGAGATGGGGCCGAG TTGGGAAAATGGGGCAGCACAGCTTGGTAGCTTGTTCAGGGGACCTCAACAAGGCCAAGGAAATCTTTCAGAAGAA ATTTCttgataaaacaaaaaacaattgggAGGATCGTGAGAAGTTTGAGAAGGTGCCTGGAAAATATGATATGCTACAAATGGACTATACAACCAATACTCAG AGTgaagaggaaacaaaaaaagaggactcTCTTAAATCCTCCTTAAAACCAGAGTCACAGCTAGATCTTCATGTACAGGAGCTGATAAAGTTGATCTGCAATGTTCAGGCCATGGAAGAGATGATGATAGAAATGAAATATGATACCAAGAAAGCCCCACTTG GGAAGCTGACAGTGGCACAAATCAAGGCAGGTTACCAGTCTCTTAAGAAGATTGAGGATTGTATTCGGGCTGGCCAACAAGGACGAGCTCTCGTAGAAGCATGCAATGAATTCTACACCAGGATCCCACATGACTTTGG ACTCTGTACTCCTCCATTAATCCGGACAGAGaaagaactgtcagaaaaagtaCAACTGCTAGAG GCTTTGGGAGACATTGAAATCGCCATTAAGCTGGTGAAGACTGAGCTGCAAAGCCCAGAACATCCACTGGACCAGCACTATAGAAAACTACATTGTGCCTTGCGTCCTTTAGACTGTAACAGTTATGAGTTCAAA GTGATTTCCCAATATCTGCAGTCTACCCATGCTCCCACACACAGTGACTATACCATGACCTTGCTGGATGTTTTTGAAGTAGAGAAGGAGGGTGAGAAAGAAGCCTTCAGAGAGGACCTTCCTAACAG GATGCTGCTATGGCATGGTTCCAGGCTGAGTAACTGGGTAGGAATCTTGAGCCATGGGCTTCAAATTGCCCCACCTGAGGCTCCCATCACAGGTTACATG TTTGGAAAAGGAATCTACTTTGCCGACATGTCTTCCAAGAGTGCCAATTACTGCTTTGCCTCTCGCCTAAAGGATACTGGACTACTGCTCTTATCAGAG GTAGCTCTAGGTCAGTGTAATGAGCTACTAGAGGCCAATCCAGAGGCGGAAGCATTACTTCAGGGCAAGCACAGCACCAAAGGGCTTGGCAAGATGGCTCCCAGTCCTGCAAGCTTCATCACCCT GAATGGGAGTGTAGTGCCCTTAGGACCAGCACATGACACAGGAATTCTGAATCCAGAGGGTTATACCCTCAACTACAATGAATTTATTGTGTATAACCCCAACCAGGTCCGTATGCGATACCTTCTTAAGGTTCGATTTAATTTTCTGCAACTGTGGTAA
- the PARP2 gene encoding poly [ADP-ribose] polymerase 2 isoform X3, giving the protein MEQKTSKAHIYCEGNDVYDVMLNQTNLQFNNNKYYLIQLLEDDAQRNFSVWMRWGRVGKMGQHSLVACSGDLNKAKEIFQKKFLDKTKNNWEDREKFEKVPGKYDMLQMDYTTNTQSEEETKKEDSLKSSLKPESQLDLHVQELIKLICNVQAMEEMMIEMKYDTKKAPLGKLTVAQIKAGYQSLKKIEDCIRAGQQGRALVEACNEFYTRIPHDFGLCTPPLIRTEKELSEKVQLLEALGDIEIAIKLVKTELQSPEHPLDQHYRKLHCALRPLDCNSYEFKVISQYLQSTHAPTHSDYTMTLLDVFEVEKEGEKEAFREDLPNRMLLWHGSRLSNWVGILSHGLQIAPPEAPITGYMFGKGIYFADMSSKSANYCFASRLKDTGLLLLSEVALGQCNELLEANPEAEALLQGKHSTKGLGKMAPSPASFITLNGSVVPLGPAHDTGILNPEGYTLNYNEFIVYNPNQVRMRYLLKVRFNFLQLW; this is encoded by the exons ATGGAACAAAAGACAAGCAAG gcCCATATCTACTGTGAAGGGAATGATGTGTATGATGTCATGCTAAATCAG ACCAATCTTCAGTTCAACAACAACAAGTACTATCTGATTCAGCTGTTAGAAGACGATGCTCAGAGGAACTTCAGTGTTTGGATGAGATGGGGCCGAG TTGGGAAAATGGGGCAGCACAGCTTGGTAGCTTGTTCAGGGGACCTCAACAAGGCCAAGGAAATCTTTCAGAAGAA ATTTCttgataaaacaaaaaacaattgggAGGATCGTGAGAAGTTTGAGAAGGTGCCTGGAAAATATGATATGCTACAAATGGACTATACAACCAATACTCAG AGTgaagaggaaacaaaaaaagaggactcTCTTAAATCCTCCTTAAAACCAGAGTCACAGCTAGATCTTCATGTACAGGAGCTGATAAAGTTGATCTGCAATGTTCAGGCCATGGAAGAGATGATGATAGAAATGAAATATGATACCAAGAAAGCCCCACTTG GGAAGCTGACAGTGGCACAAATCAAGGCAGGTTACCAGTCTCTTAAGAAGATTGAGGATTGTATTCGGGCTGGCCAACAAGGACGAGCTCTCGTAGAAGCATGCAATGAATTCTACACCAGGATCCCACATGACTTTGG ACTCTGTACTCCTCCATTAATCCGGACAGAGaaagaactgtcagaaaaagtaCAACTGCTAGAG GCTTTGGGAGACATTGAAATCGCCATTAAGCTGGTGAAGACTGAGCTGCAAAGCCCAGAACATCCACTGGACCAGCACTATAGAAAACTACATTGTGCCTTGCGTCCTTTAGACTGTAACAGTTATGAGTTCAAA GTGATTTCCCAATATCTGCAGTCTACCCATGCTCCCACACACAGTGACTATACCATGACCTTGCTGGATGTTTTTGAAGTAGAGAAGGAGGGTGAGAAAGAAGCCTTCAGAGAGGACCTTCCTAACAG GATGCTGCTATGGCATGGTTCCAGGCTGAGTAACTGGGTAGGAATCTTGAGCCATGGGCTTCAAATTGCCCCACCTGAGGCTCCCATCACAGGTTACATG TTTGGAAAAGGAATCTACTTTGCCGACATGTCTTCCAAGAGTGCCAATTACTGCTTTGCCTCTCGCCTAAAGGATACTGGACTACTGCTCTTATCAGAG GTAGCTCTAGGTCAGTGTAATGAGCTACTAGAGGCCAATCCAGAGGCGGAAGCATTACTTCAGGGCAAGCACAGCACCAAAGGGCTTGGCAAGATGGCTCCCAGTCCTGCAAGCTTCATCACCCT GAATGGGAGTGTAGTGCCCTTAGGACCAGCACATGACACAGGAATTCTGAATCCAGAGGGTTATACCCTCAACTACAATGAATTTATTGTGTATAACCCCAACCAGGTCCGTATGCGATACCTTCTTAAGGTTCGATTTAATTTTCTGCAACTGTGGTAA